A stretch of Ectothiorhodospiraceae bacterium BW-2 DNA encodes these proteins:
- a CDS encoding DUF2813 domain-containing protein, with amino-acid sequence MKLSHVTLENFRAIEHLRLELGQRLTLLMGENGSGKTSIIDAISVGFGAVVTYLPNVSGISFKKTDPRIFENRIAPYTRIQIEAFNGVKWDRMVKRDQNRSTAKLLPKMIGQKHLEQFLDQTIVEPYNRRQAFRLPVIVSYGVSRALLNPPLTRKGFPKTYTRFDALAGAFQSDSRFKSAFIWFYNKEHEELRLQKKQQSFDVALPELKTVRQAIGKMFPDLSEPHIETNPLQFVINQHGQFLNIDQLSDGYKTLLGLVIDLSARMAMANPESSNPLAEESIVMIDEVDLHLHPVWQIKVVGDLLRTFPNTQFILTTHSPYIVESINNNLKRSQIAKFLDQSSQNNAIKKIEPLAGQQIKAYLIQNQQVESILDQETGLLDDKLIASWNEMNAVYEQMRDLEWGLKQ; translated from the coding sequence ATGAAACTTAGCCATGTTACCTTGGAAAACTTTCGTGCGATCGAGCACTTAAGACTTGAATTAGGCCAGCGCTTGACGCTGTTGATGGGCGAAAATGGTTCAGGTAAAACCAGTATCATTGATGCCATATCGGTCGGTTTTGGAGCAGTTGTCACCTATTTGCCAAATGTATCAGGTATTTCTTTTAAGAAAACTGATCCCCGAATTTTTGAAAACCGCATCGCCCCTTATACGCGTATTCAGATTGAAGCATTCAATGGTGTGAAGTGGGATCGAATGGTTAAGCGTGATCAAAACCGTTCAACAGCAAAGCTATTGCCTAAAATGATTGGGCAGAAGCATTTAGAGCAATTTTTAGATCAAACTATTGTTGAACCGTATAACCGTCGCCAGGCTTTCAGATTACCAGTTATTGTGTCTTATGGTGTAAGTCGAGCCCTACTTAACCCGCCCCTCACTCGAAAAGGCTTTCCAAAAACCTATACGCGTTTTGATGCCTTGGCAGGTGCGTTCCAATCTGACAGCCGATTCAAATCCGCTTTTATTTGGTTTTATAACAAAGAACACGAAGAACTCCGGCTACAAAAAAAACAGCAGAGTTTTGATGTCGCTTTGCCAGAGCTTAAAACCGTGCGCCAAGCCATTGGCAAAATGTTCCCGGATTTGTCTGAGCCACACATCGAAACCAATCCATTGCAGTTTGTTATAAATCAACATGGTCAATTTTTGAACATCGACCAGCTCAGTGATGGTTATAAGACCTTATTAGGTTTAGTGATTGACCTCAGCGCCCGCATGGCGATGGCAAATCCTGAGTCATCTAACCCATTAGCAGAAGAATCGATTGTGATGATTGATGAGGTCGATTTGCACCTGCACCCTGTCTGGCAAATAAAGGTGGTAGGGGATTTATTGCGCACCTTCCCAAATACCCAGTTTATTTTAACGACACATAGCCCTTATATTGTTGAATCGATAAACAACAATCTGAAACGATCGCAAATTGCAAAATTTCTTGATCAAAGCTCGCAAAATAACGCGATAAAAAAAATCGAACCGCTCGCTGGCCAGCAAATCAAGGCTTATCTAATTCAAAACCAACAAGTTGAATCTATATTAGACCAAGAAACAGGATTGCTGGATGATAAGCTTATTGCCAGTTGGAATGAAATGAATGCGGTCTATGAGCAAATGCGTGATTTGGAATGGGGTTTGAAGCAATGA